The Bradyrhizobium betae genomic interval GCGGTCGTTGGCGTCCGCGATCGAGCCCGGGCGCAGGCCGTCGCCGAGCGAGAACGAGACGTCATACTTGCGCATGAGGTCGCAGATCTCGTCGAAATGGGTATAGAGGAAGCTCTCCTTGTGATGCGCCAGGCACCACTTCGCCATGATCGAGCCGCCGCGGCTGACGATGCCGGTGACGCGGCTGGCGGTGAGGTGGATGTAGGACAGGCGCACGCCGGCATGAATGGTGAAATAGTCGACGCCCTGCTCGCACTGCTCGATCAGCGTGTCCTTGTAGAGCTCCCAGGTCAGCTTGACCGGATCGCCGTCGCACTTCTCCAGCGCCTGATAGATCGGAACGGTGCCGATCGGCACCGGCGAGTTGCGCAAGATCCATTCGCGGGTGGTGTGGATGTTGCGGCCGGTGGAGAGGTCCATCACGGTGTCGGCGCCCCAGCGGATCGCCCACACCATCTTCTCGACCTCCTCCTCGACCGACGACGTCACCGCGGAGTTGCCGATATTGGCGTTGATCTTGGTCAGGAAGTTGCGGCCGATGATCATCGGCTCAAGTTCTGAGTGGTTGATGTTGCAGGGAATGATGGCGCGGCCGCGCGCGATCTCAGCTCGGACGAATTCCGGGGTGATGAAGGCGGGGACCGAAGCGCCAAAGCTCTCGCCATCGGCAAGGGCTGCTTCCGCGCGCTCGAGCTGCTCTTTGCGGCCGAGGTTTTCGCGCGCGGCGATGTAGATCATTTCCTTGGTGACGATGCCGGCGCGGGCGAATTCGAGCTGGGTGATCTTGTGGCCGTCGAGGCCGCGCAGCGGCTGGTGATAGGCGCTGAACGCGCGCGCGGCCTTGTCGGCGGAGACGCTGCCATTGTCCTCCGGCTTGATCTGCCGGCCCTGATACTCCTCGACGCCGCCGCGCTCCAGCACCCACTGTTTGCGGCCGCGCGCAAGGCCAGCGTTGACGTCGATGGTCACGGACGGATCGGTGTAGGGGCCGGAGGTGTCGTACACCGGCAGGTTCGGCTCGCCGGCGCCCTCGGAGAGGATGATCTCGCGCAGGGGCACGCGCAGCTCGGGCGCGGCGTCGGGCGAGGCGAAGATCTTTCGCGAGGAGGGGAGGGGGCCGGTGGTGACGGCGGGGACGGTTTTTTCGGGATTGGAGCGGATGTTCATGGGATCCTCCGGTTTAATTCGTTGAGGTCGCTGTGCGTGCGTCGATAAAAGGTGTCATCCCCGCCTAGTGCGCAATTGCGCACGGGGGGCGGGGATCCAGTATTCCAGAGGCCACAGTGGGATACGGAGAGGCCGCGGCGTACTGGATCGCCCGGTCAAGCCGGGCGATGACAGTGGAGTGTGGGGCGAGAGAGTGTGGATCACGCCGCCTCCTTCGACTCGCCGAGCCATTGCCGCACCCGGGCATCGGGGTCGGCGTTTTGCGTCACGTCGGACACCACTGCGATGGAATCCGCGCCGGCGGCAAAAATCTCCGCGGCGTGCTCGAACTTGATGCCGCCGATCGCGACCAGCGGGATGCTGCCGATGCGCTTCTTCCATTCCGTGATCTTCGGAATGCCCTGCGGTTCGAAGCGCATCGACTTCAAGGTGGTGAAGAAGATCGGGCCGAGCGCGACGTAGTCGGGCTTTGCCGCGAGCGCGGTTTCAAGCTCGGCGTCGTCATGGGTGGAGATGCCGAGCGAGAGGCCGGCTTCGCGGATGGCCGCGAGGTCGGCCTCGGCGAGATCCTCCTGGCCGAGATGCAGGTACTTCGCGCCGGCCACGATCGCCGCGCGCCAGTAGTCGTTCACGACCAGCTTGGCCTGCGTGCCCTCGGTGATCGCCAGCGCATCGGTGACGACCTGCAGGGCCTGCGAGTCGTTGAGGTCCTTGGCGCGCAGCTGGATAGTGCCGACGCCGAGCTTGGTCAGGCGCTCGACCCACGCGAGGCTGTCGACGACGGGATAGAAGCGATCAGGATACGGCATGCCAGAACGGTGTCCCAACGACAGGGGTGGAAGGGGAGGCGAAGTCGCGGGCGTTCATCAGCCCGGCTTCATAAGCGGTGCGGCCGGCCTCGCAGCCGAGGCGGAAGGCGTTCGCCATCGCGACGGGATCGGCGGCTTTGGCGATCGCGGTGTTGAGCAGCACGGCGTCGTAGCCGAGCTCCAGCGCCTGGGCTGCGTGGGAGGGCGCGCCAAGGCCGGCATCGACCACCAGCGTGATGTCGGGCAGCCGCTCGCGCAGCAGCTTGAGCGCGTCGGGGTTGATGATGCCCTTGGCGCTGCCGATCGGCGCGGCCCACGGCATCACCACCTTGCAGCCGGCATCGACCAGACGATTGGCGACGGAGAGATCCTCGGTGCAATAGGGGAATACTTCAAAACCGTCCTTGATCAGGATGCTTGCGGCTTCGACGAGGCCGACGACGTCGGGCTGCAGCGTGTCGTTGTCGGCGATCACCTCGAGCTTGATCCAGCTGGTGCCGAACAATTCGCGCGCGAGCTTGGCCGTGGTGACGGCTTCGCGCACGGTGCGGCAGCCGGCGGTGTTCGGCAGCACGGTGACATCGAGCTCGCGGATCAGATTCCAGAACGCGTCGCCGGTCTTGCCGCCGGCGGATTCGCGCCGCAGCGACACCGTGACGATGTTCGAGCCGGAGGCGCGGATCGCGGCCTGCATGATCGCGGGTGACGGATAGAGCGCGCTGCCGATCAGCAGGCGGGAGGGGAAGGTTTTGCCGTAGAAGGTCACCATGTGAGAGGTGTCTCCTGAGTTGACGCTGTCATCCCCGCGAAGGCGGGGATCCAGTACGCCGCGGCCGCGCGGCAGGAACCGAGACGCTGCGGCGTACTGGATCGCCCGGTCAAGCCGGGCGATGACAGCGGAGAGTGTGGAGAGAGCACCATCCTCACCCTCCCTGCCGCGGCGTGATGATCTCGATCTCGTCGCCCGCCTTGAGATGGGTTTCGGCCCAGCGGCTCTTCGGCACGACGTCGTAATTCAGCGCGATCGCGAAATGGGTGCCCTCGTAGTCGAGCTCCGACAGCAGCGCGTCGACGCTGGCGGAACTCACCTCGCGCTGCTCGCCGTTGACGATCACCCGCATTGCATCACCTCATTGTCGATCTGGCCGCGCTGGACGTATTGCAGCGTCAGCTCGGCGAGCGCCGGTGCGATCAGGAAGCCGTGGCGGTAGAGCCCGTTGACGCTGATCCTGCCGCCGCGAATGCCGATGCGCGGGAGATTGTCGGGGAAAGCGGGGCGCAGGCCGGAGCCGAACTCGACGATGCGGGCCTCGCCGAAGGCGGGATGCACGGTATAGGCCGCGCCGAGCAATTCGAGCGCCGAGCGGACGCTGACGCCGGTGTCCTCGGCCTCGATCGAGGTCGCGCCCAGCATGAACAGATTGTCCTCGCGCGGGATCACGTAGAGCGGCCAGCGCGGATGGATCAGCCGCACCGGGCGGGCCAATTGCACCTCGTTCGTTTCGATCAGGACCATCTCGCCCTTGACGCCGCGCAGCTCCTTCTGCTCGTCGCGCGCGCCGAGGCCGCGGCAGTCGATCACGATGCCTTTAGGATCGAGTTCTGCCAGGTCACCAGCGGACACGTCGCTGCCGAACTTGATGGTGCCGCCGGCCGCGATGATGCGCTCGTGCAGCTTCGGCAGCACCCGGCGCGGCTCGACATGGCCTTCGTTGGGGAAGAACAGCGCGTCGCGGAAGCGGCCCTCCAGCGACGGCTCGAGCTCGGCGAGGCTGGCTGCATCGAGCCGGCGATGGTCCTCGGTCATCCGGGCAAAGCGCTCGAAATCATTGCGCTCGCGCGG includes:
- a CDS encoding thiamine phosphate synthase, yielding MPYPDRFYPVVDSLAWVERLTKLGVGTIQLRAKDLNDSQALQVVTDALAITEGTQAKLVVNDYWRAAIVAGAKYLHLGQEDLAEADLAAIREAGLSLGISTHDDAELETALAAKPDYVALGPIFFTTLKSMRFEPQGIPKITEWKKRIGSIPLVAIGGIKFEHAAEIFAAGADSIAVVSDVTQNADPDARVRQWLGESKEAA
- the thiS gene encoding sulfur carrier protein ThiS; the protein is MRVIVNGEQREVSSASVDALLSELDYEGTHFAIALNYDVVPKSRWAETHLKAGDEIEIITPRQGG
- the thiC gene encoding phosphomethylpyrimidine synthase ThiC; translation: MNIRSNPEKTVPAVTTGPLPSSRKIFASPDAAPELRVPLREIILSEGAGEPNLPVYDTSGPYTDPSVTIDVNAGLARGRKQWVLERGGVEEYQGRQIKPEDNGSVSADKAARAFSAYHQPLRGLDGHKITQLEFARAGIVTKEMIYIAARENLGRKEQLERAEAALADGESFGASVPAFITPEFVRAEIARGRAIIPCNINHSELEPMIIGRNFLTKINANIGNSAVTSSVEEEVEKMVWAIRWGADTVMDLSTGRNIHTTREWILRNSPVPIGTVPIYQALEKCDGDPVKLTWELYKDTLIEQCEQGVDYFTIHAGVRLSYIHLTASRVTGIVSRGGSIMAKWCLAHHKESFLYTHFDEICDLMRKYDVSFSLGDGLRPGSIADANDRAQFAELETLGELTKIAWDKGCQVMIEGPGHVPMHKIKINMDKQLKECGEAPFYTLGPLTTDIAPGYDHITSGIGAAMIGWFGCAMLCYVTPKEHLGLPDRNDVKVGVITYKIAAHASDLAKGHPAAQLRDDALSRARFDFRWNDQFNLGLDPETAKNFHDETLPKEAHKVAHFCSMCGPKFCSMKITQDVRDYAATLNDPNSIGMSMAGTAEDGMKQMSAKFKEMGSSVYLDAEKVKESNRVL
- a CDS encoding thiazole synthase; translated protein: MVTFYGKTFPSRLLIGSALYPSPAIMQAAIRASGSNIVTVSLRRESAGGKTGDAFWNLIRELDVTVLPNTAGCRTVREAVTTAKLARELFGTSWIKLEVIADNDTLQPDVVGLVEAASILIKDGFEVFPYCTEDLSVANRLVDAGCKVVMPWAAPIGSAKGIINPDALKLLRERLPDITLVVDAGLGAPSHAAQALELGYDAVLLNTAIAKAADPVAMANAFRLGCEAGRTAYEAGLMNARDFASPSTPVVGTPFWHAVS
- a CDS encoding FAD-dependent oxidoreductase, whose amino-acid sequence is MLQTTKRPDSPVSIIGAGIAGAWQALLFAQAGHPVTLHERGDATMAASTSHWAGGMLAPYCEAEVAEPIISRLGQRSLDIWRRELPDTPFNGSLVVAHPRERNDFERFARMTEDHRRLDAASLAELEPSLEGRFRDALFFPNEGHVEPRRVLPKLHERIIAAGGTIKFGSDVSAGDLAELDPKGIVIDCRGLGARDEQKELRGVKGEMVLIETNEVQLARPVRLIHPRWPLYVIPREDNLFMLGATSIEAEDTGVSVRSALELLGAAYTVHPAFGEARIVEFGSGLRPAFPDNLPRIGIRGGRISVNGLYRHGFLIAPALAELTLQYVQRGQIDNEVMQCG